Proteins from a genomic interval of Stigmatopora nigra isolate UIUO_SnigA chromosome 19, RoL_Snig_1.1, whole genome shotgun sequence:
- the mettl27 gene encoding methyltransferase-like protein 27 — MSSSDPRTFAMAKEAILSMADDGTTMEKMQFYDRWAQTYEQDIDLVEYCAHKQAAAKVSAHFSGDRQAATVLDVACGTGMVAKMMKKEGFQHFVGVDGSDGMLQRARQSGLYQDVKKALMGDRPIPVASDEYDVVVITGALSASHLPPKIIRELCRAAKAGGFICMTGKADGENRSYKEALEEEMKQMEDEGLWRKTVVNIDGIEPDATHLKPFCRLGVGAMSASERTFETARDVILSVHSSTSRPDQIHFYDRWAKTYEQDVELIEYRAPELAASLVSAHFSGDHRTAVVLDVACGTGMVAQMMKRDGFQNFVGVDGSEGMLQCARDSGLYRDLKLAMLGDQSLPIAPNEFDVVMIVGGLSASHVPVKVIRELCMAAKKGGLVCMTTRSNEDNLDYKAALECEMAQMEGQGLWRPIDVTHVTDWERGVTDHERGYISGLVYLFQKL, encoded by the exons ATGTCGTCTTCAGATCCTCGCACGTTTGCAATGGCCAAAGAGGCCATATTGTCCATGGCTGATGATGGCACGACAATGGAAAAGATGCAATTCTATGACCGTTGGGCCCAGACTTACGAAcag GATATCGATCTTGTTGAGTACTGCGCTCACAAACAGGCAGCCGCCAAGGTCTCTGCCCATTTCAGTGGCGACCGCCAAGCGGCGACAGTGTTGGACGTCGCCTGCGGCACGGGCATGGTGGCCAAAATG ATGAAGAAAGAAGGATTCCAACACTTTGTGGGCGTGGACGGAAGCGACGGAATGTTGCAACGAGCCCGACAAAGTGGGCTGTACCAGGATGTCAAAAAGGCCCTGATGGGAGACAGGCCCATTCCTGTTGCCTCAG ATGAATACGACGTCGTGGTTATTACTGGCGCACTGAGCGCCAGTCATCTGCCGCCAAAGATTATCCGGGAGCTGTGCCGGGCCGCCAAAGCGG GAGGCTTCATATGCATGACCGGGAAGGCTGATGGCGAAAACCGGAGCTACAAGGAGGCTTTAGAAGAAGAGATGAAACAAATGGAGGACGAGGGACTGTGGCGGAAG ACAGTTGTAAACATCGACGGCATTGAACCTGACGCAACACACCTCAAGCCTTTTTGCCGTCTT GGCGTTGGAGCGATGTCCGCGAGCGAGCGCACGTTTGAAACGGCCAGGGACGTCATCTTATCCGTACACAGTAGCACATCCAGGCCGGACCAGATCCACTTCTACGACCGCTGGGCCAAAACCTACGAGCAG GACGTGGAACTTATTGAGTACCGTGCACCCGAACTGGCAGCGTCCCTAGTCTCCGCCCACTTCAGCGGCGATCACAGAACAGCAGTGGTTTTGGATGTGGCCTGTGGTACGGGCATGGTGGCCCAGATG ATGAAGCGAGATGGGTTCCAAAACTTTGTGGGCGTGGATGGTAGCGAGGGCATGCTCCAGTGCGCCAGAGACAGTGGGCTTTACCGGGATCTCAAATTGGCCATGCTCGGCGACCAATCGCTCCCCATCGCCCCAA ATGAATTTGATGTGGTGATGATCGTTGGCGGTCTGAGTGCGAGTCACGTGCCGGTGAAGGTCATCCGCGAGTTGTGCATGGCCGCCAAGAAGG GGGGGCTCGTCTGTATGACCACCCGGAGTAATGAAGACAACCTGGACTACAAGGCGGCCTTGGAATGCGAGATGGCGCAAATGGAGGGCCAGGGACTGTGGCGACCCATTGATGTGACTCACGTGACTGATTGGGAGCGAGGGGTAACTGACCATGAGAGGGGTTACATCTCCGGATTGGTATATCTCTTTCAAAA gctctaa
- the pom121 gene encoding nuclear envelope pore membrane protein POM 121 isoform X1: protein MSPRDRKVVLLSALGIVSLALYLLPSFLYIVVTLALCGGACLLCRGSPLPARLGLNPRPGLRAQTGYLRRFWDWWVSDVPVVSRWTNKHDVGRRELHRSSPGAFSQRPADAAVYRGGHVASDTSLFSPGDFLMGSYIAKAESPPGDFGRPRLVRNPRDQLREKLSRPNHAVYTPNRRLSFAGEPSDTTGHFNITPQRHYPLQQMGTSPMGLVPVASWDGFRKKSILTPRNSPAVRSPVTMKIARPDQNNPSLERLTYAAAPGTSDDPCSRESVLKVLKDSRKREVEDADGISIAEHKSKRRRNDSGGSAHSAFEPLLPNGAPSQLVPKPGTLKRGIVSVVEDYTLKRSRTSSVSSASGVHSPGGTLGSKRNPIQSSYSSTLGLSQFKKPSAPSSPMSSPASSRSQTPDTATKRQREDDYFSPSSASSVRSEKTPSDKVALTSKQTPVPVTSSSNSAGGSGNRKRKIQLVCSNRDDQITLPPPPELGYNITVKDLDEEKKAAINKIQKVLETPCELTSNTLALEPEKSTAPVSSTTLALPTILAPKSTTATSSTLTLSSLLAAPLPKTSSPATLVINLDPSPTPAVSNPLLEALKTKGPVNTTSVASTTIVSAPALSVPPPVLNLGAQTTTDSPKPPPVSEAQPPSSSVGQPSAFTQVLGQISKPANSTPSLPAPSPFGMSGQIGLPAVSSASNPAPVTSASLSPANPLLPSGFKPIFAVTTATSSPLAVTSVESKPLVQNFQPIFGFAPPLSTPSTTSTVVSSCTGASFPPPPYPSSTTAPISSSIFSTTTSSNAGVSLFPGMTPTVAASTASAASVTHPAAVPAPKSMFGSWSAPSSAASASATSSAAPTTGFPFGPIATTTAAAPTPVAAPASSAFAFGAAQPTAQIPGQKVFSFGQTAVSQNTTTASFGGFAMAAAASTTTTTTNAGATTTTQSTFAFGKPSFQAPAPQATFSSTAAAPKPFTFGASVATAAPTSNPAPTPFNFGGSSAAAPGAATAPSSFMTPTKPAFGSGSTGFAFGGSATPSAAPGFGQAAQTQSAAPSFAFGGAAPQQTPSVPAPAASSGFNFGAAVSQPQFGMPVANTPAPQMGSFNFAAAATSTPSFSPGASSLSPFGSQGFNAVPYGSPATPSFSIGASPKPTGARQRLQARRQHNRKK, encoded by the exons ATGTCACCTAGAGATAGAaaagtagtgcttctttctgcTTTAGGCATAGTTAGTTTAGCCCTTTATTTACTCCCCTCCTTTTTATACATTGTTGTAACTCTCGCCCTGTGTGGCGGTGCGTGTCTCCTGTGTCGCGGATCGCCGCTTCCCGCCCGATTAGGCCTCAATCCTCGCCCAGGACTGCGCGCCCAGACCGGCTACCTCCGCCGCTTTTGGGACTGGTGGGTGAGCGACGTGCCCGTCGTGTCCCGGTGGACAAACAAGCACGACGTCGGCAGACGTGAGCTACACAGATCGTCGCCAGGAGCTTTTAGTCAAAGACCGGCTGACGCTGCTGTATATCGCGGGGGGCACGTCGCCAGCGACACGAGTCTTTTTAGCCCCGGGGACTTTCTCATGGGGAGCTACATTGCCAAAGCGGAAAGTCCGCCCGGCGACTTCGGGAGGCCCAGACTGGTCCGGAACCCTCGGGATCAACTGCGAGAAAAGTTATCCAGACCCAACCATGCTGTCTACACCCCGAACCGACGGCTGTCATTTGCTGG CGAGCCATCCGACACAACTGGGCATTTCAACATCACCCCCCAGCGGCACTACCCCCTGCAGCAGATGGGTACTTCTCCGATGGGGCTCGTGCCTGTCGCCAGTTGGGATGGCTTCAGGAAGAAGAGCATCCTCACTCCCCGGAATTCCCCCGCTGTCCGCAGTCCCGTCACTATGAAGATCGCCAGGCCTGACCAAAACAACCCAAG TTTGGAGCGTCTGACTTACGCAGCTGCACCCGGGACCTCGGACGACCCCTGCTCCAGAGAGAGTGTCCTTAAGGTGTTGAAAGATAGCCGAAAACGCGAAGTCGAGGATGCGGATGGAATCTCTATTGCCGAGCATAAAAGCAAGAGAAG gCGTAACGACAGTGGCGGAAGCGCTCACTCGGCTTTTGAGCCCCTTTTGCCCAATGGCGCGCCGTCACAATTGGTTCCTAA ACCGGGAACCCTAAAACGAGGGATTGTCTCAGTGGTGGAGGATTATACATTGAAAAGGTCCCGCACGTCATCCGTCAGCTCTGCCAGTGGAGTCCACTCCCCCGGAGGGACACTGGGTTCGAAGAGAAACCCCATCCAAAGCTCGTACAGTTCCACTCTGGGCCTATCGCAG TTTAAGAAGCCGTCTGCGCCAAGCTCGCCGATGTCCAGCCCAGCTTCATCTCGCTCTCAGACACCAGACACTGCTACCAAGAGGCAAAG AGAGGATGACTACTTTTCTCCCAGCTCTGCATCATCGGTCCGATCAGAAAAGACCCCGTCGGACAAAGTAGCTCTCACTT CCAAACAGACTCCAGTCCCAGTCACAAGTTCATCAAACTCTGCCGGTGGTAGTGGGAACAGAAAACGTAAGATCCAATTGGTGTGCAGCAACCGGGATGACCAAATCACACTG CCCCCGCCGCCTGAGCTGGGATACAACATCACTGTGAAGGATCTGGATGAAGAAAAGAAGGCCGCCATCAACAAGATCCAGAAGGTCCTGGAGACACCCTGTGAGTTGACTTCAAATACATTAG CACTTGAACCCGAGAAGTCCACTGCACCAGTGTCCTCCACCACTCTCGCCTTGCCCACAATCTTAGCCCCTAAGAGCACCACTGCCACCTCCTCCACCCTCACCTTGAGTAGCCTCCTGGCTGCCCCTCTGCCCAAAACATCCAGCCCGGCCACCTTAGTCATCAACCTGGATCCTTCCCCAACCCCTGCAGTCTCAAACCCACTCTTGGAAGCTCTGAAGACAAAGGGTCCTGTGAATACCACTTCTGTTGCTAGCACCACTATAG TGTCTGCACCCGCATTGTCAGTACCGCCTCCAGTCTTAAACTTGGGAGCACAGACCACAACAGATTCTCCAAAGCCGCCACCCGTCTCTGAGGCTCAGCCCCCTTCAAGCAGTGTAGGCCAGCCCTCTGCCTTCACGCAGGTCTTGGGCCAGATTTCCAAACCCGCCAACAGCACCCCGTCGCTACCGGCGCCCAGCCCGTTCGGAATGTCCGGTCAGATTGGTCTTCCTGCCGTGTCCTCGGCTTCTAACCCCGCTCCGGTCACTAGCGCGTCGCTTAGTCCCGCCAATCCTTTGCTCCCGTCGGGGTTTAAACCCATATTTGCAGTTACCACCGCCACCTCATCCCCATTGGCGGTCACATCCGTGGAGAGCAAACCCCTAGTCCAAAATTTCCAGCCAATCTTTGGCTTTGCTCCGCCCCTTTCCACACCCTCAACCACCTCCACAGTTGTTTCTAGTTGCACGGGGGCTTCTTTTCCCCCACCCCCGTACCCAAGTTCTACCACAGCACCCATAAGTTCCTCGATATTCAGTACCACCACAAGCAGCAACGCCGGCGTGTCACTCTTCCCAGGAATGACCCCCACCGTGGCAGCCTCCACAGCTTCCGCCGCCAGTGTCACGCACCCTGCCGCTGTGCCGGCCCCAAAATCCATGTTTGGAAGCTGGTCGGCTCCATCCTCGGCGGCTAGCGCGAGCGCTACCTCCTCGGCAGCTCCTACAACGGGCTTTCCGTTTGGACCTATCGCCACCACAACTGCAGCGGCCCCGACCCCCGTGGCCGCCCCCGCCAGTAGCGCCTTCGCATTTGGAGCTGCGCAGCCAACCGCTCAAATCCCTGGCCAGAAGGTGTTTTCCTTTGGTCAGACTGCAGTCAGTCAGAACACGACAACGGCTTCGTTTGGAGGTTTTGCAATGGCGGCGGCCGcctctaccaccaccaccaccacgaacGCCGGCGCCACTACCACGACCCAATCCACTTTCGCCTTCGGTAAGCCCTCATTtcaggctccggcaccccaggCGACTTTCAGCTCCACGGCAGCCGCTCCTAAACCCTTTACCTTTGGTGCGAGCGTAGCGACGGCCGCGCCCACGTCCAATCCCGCCCCGACGCCATTTAACTTTGGGGGATCGTCGGCAGCCGCTCCCGGGGCCGCCACCGCGCCATCCAGCTTTATGACGCCCACCAAACCGGCATTCGGCAGCGGCTCGACCGGCTTCGCCTTTGGCGGCAGTGCCACACCTTCGGCGGCGCCCGGCTTCGGCCAGGCCGCTCAGACTCAGAGCGCGGCGCCGTCCTTTGCGTTTGGTGGCGCCGCTCCTCAGCAGACCCCCTCGGTCCCGGCGCCGGCAGCTTCCAGCGGGTTTAATTTTGGCGCTGCCGTTTCGCAACCGCAGTTCGGAATGCCCGTTGCCAATACTCCGGCGCCACAGATGGGGAGCTTCAATTTTGCTGCCGCCG CTACTTCCACTCCATCATTTTCTCCTGGGGCTTCCAGTCTGAGTCCCTTTGGAAGTCAGGGCTTCAATGCTGTTCCATATG GCTCCCCGGCAACCCCCTCCTTCTCCATCGGGGCAAGCCCCAAACCGACCGGGGCACGGCAGAGACTGCAAGCAAGGAGGCAACACAACAGGAAGAAGTAA
- the nf2b gene encoding NF2, moesin-ezrin-radixin like (MERLIN) tumor suppressor b: MSILGLKKKQPKTFKVKVSTMDAEMEFSCEMKWKGKDLFDLVCRTVGLRETWFFGLRYTVKDTYAWLKPDKRVLDQEVPKDSPITFHFLAKFFPEKVEEELVQEITQHLFFLQVKKQILDEEIFCPPEASVLLASYAVQAKYGDYDPNFHKPGFLADDELLPKTVLRQYQMTADMWEEKITAWYAEHRGIARDEAEMEYLKIAQDLEMYGVSYFDITQNKRDTDLLLGVDAQGLHIYSPNSKLTPNKSFPWSGIRNISYSEKEFTIKPLDKKKDVFKFYSSQLRVNKLILQLCIGNHDLFMRRRKVDSIEVQQMKAQAKEEKARKKMERQILAREKQMREEAERAKEDMERRLFQLQDEARLANDALLRSEETADLLAEKAQIAEEEAKLLAHKAAEAEQERQRLEVNALKSKEEKRLMEQKMREAEQLAVKLVEQSERRLKEADHLKQDLTEAKDAERRAKQKLLEITKTTYPLIAAYSAPPAPAAVSARGPYAAAEDDSAYDSAASARLDFKDSDMKRLSMEIERERLEYMEKSKHLQDQLKELKTEIESLKLEEQQQQQQQHLPHQPAASVYALHDARGFVPEPLYIPHSNRNSGFMSQMAFFEEV; the protein is encoded by the exons atgtctattttaggCTTGAAAAAGAAGCAACCCAAGACTTTTAAAGTCAAAGTCAGCACTATGGATGCTGAGATGGAGTTTAGCTGTGAG ATGAAGTGGAAGGGCAAAGACCTGTTTGACCTGGTGTGTCGCACAGTGGGCTTGAGGGAGACTTGGTTTTTTGGCCTTCGTTACACCGTCAAGGACACGTACGCTTGGCTCAAACCGGACAAGCGA GTTCTGGACCAGGAGGTTCCGAAAGACTCCCCCATCACTTTTCACTTCTTGGCTAAATTTTTCCCAGAGAAAGTGGAAGAAGAACTGGTTCAAGAAATCACACAAcacctttttttcttacag gTGAAAAAACAGATCTTGGATGAGGAGATTTTCTGCCCTCCAGAAGCTTCTGTTCTCCTGGCCTCATACGCCGTCCAAGCTAAA TACGGCGACTACGACCCCAACTTCCACAAGCCGGGCTTTCTGGCGGATGACGAACTTCTGCCCAAGACG GTGTTGAGGCAATACCAGATGACGGCGGACATGTGGGAGGAGAAAATCACGGCCTGGTATGCTGAGCACAGGGGCATCGCTAG GGACGAAGCGGAGATGGAATATCTGAAGATAGCGCAGGACTTGGAGATGTACGGCGTCAGCTACTTCGACATCACT CAAAACAAGCGGGACACCGATTTGCTTTTGGGTGTGGACGCCCAAGGCCTTCACATCTACAGCCCCAACAGCAAGCTCACGCCCAACAAATCATTTCCCTGGAGCGGCATTCGCAACATATCTTACAGCGAAAAAGAG TTCACCATCAAGCCTCTAGACAAGAAGAAAGACGTGTTCAAGTTTTACTCGTCTCAGCTGCGGGTCAACAAGTTG ATCTTGCAGCTGTGCATCGGCAACCACGATTTGTTCATGCGGAGGAGGAAGGTGGACTCCATTGAGGTGCAGCAGATGAAGGCTCAGGCCAAAGAGGAGAAGGCCCGAAAGAAG ATGGAGCGGCAGATTTTGGCGCGGGAGAAACAGATGCGGGAGGAGGCAGAGCGAGCCAAGGAGGACATGGAACGCCGTCTTTTCCAGCTCCAGGATGAGGCACGTCTAGCCAACGACGCACTG CTGCGCTCGGAGGAGACGGCCGACCTCCTGGCGGAGAAAGCGCAGATCGCCGAAGAGGAGGCCAAGCTGCTGGCTCACAAGGCAGCCGAGGCCGAGCAGGAGCGCCAGAGGTTAGAGGTCAACGCCCTCAAGAGTAAAGAGGAGAAGCGGCTGATGGAGCAGAAGATGAGGGAGGCCGAGCAGCTGGCCGTCAAACTGGTGGAGCAGTCGGAGAGGAG ACTGAAGGAGGCGGACCACCTGAAGCAGGACCTCACTGAGGCGAAAGATGCTGAGAGGAGGGCCAAGCAGAAACTGCTGGAGATCACCAAGACCACTTACCCG cTGATCGCGGCCTATTCGGCTCCTCCCGCTCCCGCCGCCGTTTCCGCTCGAGGCCCCTACGCCGCCGCGGAAGACGACTCGGCCTACGACTCGGCCGCGTCGGCGCGCCTCGACTTTAAGGACTCGGATATGAAGAGGCTCTCGATGGAAATTGAGCGCGAGAG GCTGGAGTACATGGAGAAGAGCAAACATCTTCAGGACCAATTGAAGGAACTGAAGACTGAGATCGAGTCTCTTAAGCtggaagaacaacaacaacaacaacaacaacatcttcCTCATCAGCCAGCAGCCAGCGTGTACGCGCTCCACGACGCCAGGGGCTTCGTTCCCGAACCGCTTTACATTCCTCACAGCAAC AGAAACTCGGGCTTTATGTCCCAAATGGCATTCTTCGAAGAGGTCTGA
- the LOC144212554 gene encoding claudin-4-like — protein sequence MHTQLVGVLLGFLGLLGTALICGLPAWKVSAFVGSSIVTAQVFWEGLWMNCVIQSTGHAQCKAYDSVLALPRDLQASRALVCASVGVGVLALGLSVLGARGTSFLRHDWPTKNNVGLSAGVVFILAGVLCLIPVSLSAHAIVTGFFDPLPSEERRGELGASIYVGWASGALLVIGGVVVCSVYAC from the exons ATGCATACTCAGCTGGTGGGCGTGCTGCTGGGCTTTCTGGGTCTGCTGGGCACTGCCCTGATCTGCGGCCTACCCGCCTGGAAGGTGTCTGCGTTTGTGGGCTCTAGCATCGTGACGGCTCAAGTCTTCTGGGAAGGCTTGTGGATGAACTGCGTGATCCAGAGCACGGGCCATGCGCAGTGCAAGGCCTACGACTCTGTCTTGGCTCTTCCGCGAGACCTGCAGGCTTCCAGGGCGCTG GTGTGCGCGTCAGTGGGAGTAGGGGTGCTAGCTCTGGGCCTGAGCGTGCTGGGGGCCCGCGGAACGTCCTTCCTGCGCCACGATTGGCCCACCAAGAACAACGTGGGGCTGTCTGCGGGAGTGGTCTTCATCCTGGCAGGGGTCCTGTGCCTGATCCCCGTCAGCTTGTCGGCGCATGCCATCGTCACTGGGTTCTTTGACCCCTTGCCCTCTGAGGAGCGGCGCGGAGAACTGGGTGCTTCTATCTACGTGGGCTGGGCCTCGGGGGCGCTGCTGGTCATCGGGGGGGTCGTCGTGTGCTCTGTGTACGCGTGCTGA
- the pom121 gene encoding nuclear envelope pore membrane protein POM 121 isoform X2 has product MSPRDRKVVLLSALGIVSLALYLLPSFLYIVVTLALCGGACLLCRGSPLPARLGLNPRPGLRAQTGYLRRFWDWWVSDVPVVSRWTNKHDVGRRELHRSSPGAFSQRPADAAVYRGGHVASDTSLFSPGDFLMGSYIAKAESPPGDFGRPRLVRNPRDQLREKLSRPNHAVYTPNRRLSFAGEPSDTTGHFNITPQRHYPLQQMGTSPMGLVPVASWDGFRKKSILTPRNSPAVRSPVTMKIARPDQNNPSLERLTYAAAPGTSDDPCSRESVLKVLKDSRKREVEDADGISIAEHKSKRRRNDSGGSAHSAFEPLLPNGAPSQLVPKPGTLKRGIVSVVEDYTLKRSRTSSVSSASGVHSPGGTLGSKRNPIQSSYSSTLGLSQFKKPSAPSSPMSSPASSRSQTPDTATKRQREDDYFSPSSASSVRSEKTPSDKVALTSKQTPVPVTSSSNSAGGSGNRKRKIQLVCSNRDDQITLPPPPELGYNITVKDLDEEKKAAINKIQKVLETPSLEPEKSTAPVSSTTLALPTILAPKSTTATSSTLTLSSLLAAPLPKTSSPATLVINLDPSPTPAVSNPLLEALKTKGPVNTTSVASTTIVSAPALSVPPPVLNLGAQTTTDSPKPPPVSEAQPPSSSVGQPSAFTQVLGQISKPANSTPSLPAPSPFGMSGQIGLPAVSSASNPAPVTSASLSPANPLLPSGFKPIFAVTTATSSPLAVTSVESKPLVQNFQPIFGFAPPLSTPSTTSTVVSSCTGASFPPPPYPSSTTAPISSSIFSTTTSSNAGVSLFPGMTPTVAASTASAASVTHPAAVPAPKSMFGSWSAPSSAASASATSSAAPTTGFPFGPIATTTAAAPTPVAAPASSAFAFGAAQPTAQIPGQKVFSFGQTAVSQNTTTASFGGFAMAAAASTTTTTTNAGATTTTQSTFAFGKPSFQAPAPQATFSSTAAAPKPFTFGASVATAAPTSNPAPTPFNFGGSSAAAPGAATAPSSFMTPTKPAFGSGSTGFAFGGSATPSAAPGFGQAAQTQSAAPSFAFGGAAPQQTPSVPAPAASSGFNFGAAVSQPQFGMPVANTPAPQMGSFNFAAAATSTPSFSPGASSLSPFGSQGFNAVPYGSPATPSFSIGASPKPTGARQRLQARRQHNRKK; this is encoded by the exons ATGTCACCTAGAGATAGAaaagtagtgcttctttctgcTTTAGGCATAGTTAGTTTAGCCCTTTATTTACTCCCCTCCTTTTTATACATTGTTGTAACTCTCGCCCTGTGTGGCGGTGCGTGTCTCCTGTGTCGCGGATCGCCGCTTCCCGCCCGATTAGGCCTCAATCCTCGCCCAGGACTGCGCGCCCAGACCGGCTACCTCCGCCGCTTTTGGGACTGGTGGGTGAGCGACGTGCCCGTCGTGTCCCGGTGGACAAACAAGCACGACGTCGGCAGACGTGAGCTACACAGATCGTCGCCAGGAGCTTTTAGTCAAAGACCGGCTGACGCTGCTGTATATCGCGGGGGGCACGTCGCCAGCGACACGAGTCTTTTTAGCCCCGGGGACTTTCTCATGGGGAGCTACATTGCCAAAGCGGAAAGTCCGCCCGGCGACTTCGGGAGGCCCAGACTGGTCCGGAACCCTCGGGATCAACTGCGAGAAAAGTTATCCAGACCCAACCATGCTGTCTACACCCCGAACCGACGGCTGTCATTTGCTGG CGAGCCATCCGACACAACTGGGCATTTCAACATCACCCCCCAGCGGCACTACCCCCTGCAGCAGATGGGTACTTCTCCGATGGGGCTCGTGCCTGTCGCCAGTTGGGATGGCTTCAGGAAGAAGAGCATCCTCACTCCCCGGAATTCCCCCGCTGTCCGCAGTCCCGTCACTATGAAGATCGCCAGGCCTGACCAAAACAACCCAAG TTTGGAGCGTCTGACTTACGCAGCTGCACCCGGGACCTCGGACGACCCCTGCTCCAGAGAGAGTGTCCTTAAGGTGTTGAAAGATAGCCGAAAACGCGAAGTCGAGGATGCGGATGGAATCTCTATTGCCGAGCATAAAAGCAAGAGAAG gCGTAACGACAGTGGCGGAAGCGCTCACTCGGCTTTTGAGCCCCTTTTGCCCAATGGCGCGCCGTCACAATTGGTTCCTAA ACCGGGAACCCTAAAACGAGGGATTGTCTCAGTGGTGGAGGATTATACATTGAAAAGGTCCCGCACGTCATCCGTCAGCTCTGCCAGTGGAGTCCACTCCCCCGGAGGGACACTGGGTTCGAAGAGAAACCCCATCCAAAGCTCGTACAGTTCCACTCTGGGCCTATCGCAG TTTAAGAAGCCGTCTGCGCCAAGCTCGCCGATGTCCAGCCCAGCTTCATCTCGCTCTCAGACACCAGACACTGCTACCAAGAGGCAAAG AGAGGATGACTACTTTTCTCCCAGCTCTGCATCATCGGTCCGATCAGAAAAGACCCCGTCGGACAAAGTAGCTCTCACTT CCAAACAGACTCCAGTCCCAGTCACAAGTTCATCAAACTCTGCCGGTGGTAGTGGGAACAGAAAACGTAAGATCCAATTGGTGTGCAGCAACCGGGATGACCAAATCACACTG CCCCCGCCGCCTGAGCTGGGATACAACATCACTGTGAAGGATCTGGATGAAGAAAAGAAGGCCGCCATCAACAAGATCCAGAAGGTCCTGGAGACACCCT CACTTGAACCCGAGAAGTCCACTGCACCAGTGTCCTCCACCACTCTCGCCTTGCCCACAATCTTAGCCCCTAAGAGCACCACTGCCACCTCCTCCACCCTCACCTTGAGTAGCCTCCTGGCTGCCCCTCTGCCCAAAACATCCAGCCCGGCCACCTTAGTCATCAACCTGGATCCTTCCCCAACCCCTGCAGTCTCAAACCCACTCTTGGAAGCTCTGAAGACAAAGGGTCCTGTGAATACCACTTCTGTTGCTAGCACCACTATAG TGTCTGCACCCGCATTGTCAGTACCGCCTCCAGTCTTAAACTTGGGAGCACAGACCACAACAGATTCTCCAAAGCCGCCACCCGTCTCTGAGGCTCAGCCCCCTTCAAGCAGTGTAGGCCAGCCCTCTGCCTTCACGCAGGTCTTGGGCCAGATTTCCAAACCCGCCAACAGCACCCCGTCGCTACCGGCGCCCAGCCCGTTCGGAATGTCCGGTCAGATTGGTCTTCCTGCCGTGTCCTCGGCTTCTAACCCCGCTCCGGTCACTAGCGCGTCGCTTAGTCCCGCCAATCCTTTGCTCCCGTCGGGGTTTAAACCCATATTTGCAGTTACCACCGCCACCTCATCCCCATTGGCGGTCACATCCGTGGAGAGCAAACCCCTAGTCCAAAATTTCCAGCCAATCTTTGGCTTTGCTCCGCCCCTTTCCACACCCTCAACCACCTCCACAGTTGTTTCTAGTTGCACGGGGGCTTCTTTTCCCCCACCCCCGTACCCAAGTTCTACCACAGCACCCATAAGTTCCTCGATATTCAGTACCACCACAAGCAGCAACGCCGGCGTGTCACTCTTCCCAGGAATGACCCCCACCGTGGCAGCCTCCACAGCTTCCGCCGCCAGTGTCACGCACCCTGCCGCTGTGCCGGCCCCAAAATCCATGTTTGGAAGCTGGTCGGCTCCATCCTCGGCGGCTAGCGCGAGCGCTACCTCCTCGGCAGCTCCTACAACGGGCTTTCCGTTTGGACCTATCGCCACCACAACTGCAGCGGCCCCGACCCCCGTGGCCGCCCCCGCCAGTAGCGCCTTCGCATTTGGAGCTGCGCAGCCAACCGCTCAAATCCCTGGCCAGAAGGTGTTTTCCTTTGGTCAGACTGCAGTCAGTCAGAACACGACAACGGCTTCGTTTGGAGGTTTTGCAATGGCGGCGGCCGcctctaccaccaccaccaccacgaacGCCGGCGCCACTACCACGACCCAATCCACTTTCGCCTTCGGTAAGCCCTCATTtcaggctccggcaccccaggCGACTTTCAGCTCCACGGCAGCCGCTCCTAAACCCTTTACCTTTGGTGCGAGCGTAGCGACGGCCGCGCCCACGTCCAATCCCGCCCCGACGCCATTTAACTTTGGGGGATCGTCGGCAGCCGCTCCCGGGGCCGCCACCGCGCCATCCAGCTTTATGACGCCCACCAAACCGGCATTCGGCAGCGGCTCGACCGGCTTCGCCTTTGGCGGCAGTGCCACACCTTCGGCGGCGCCCGGCTTCGGCCAGGCCGCTCAGACTCAGAGCGCGGCGCCGTCCTTTGCGTTTGGTGGCGCCGCTCCTCAGCAGACCCCCTCGGTCCCGGCGCCGGCAGCTTCCAGCGGGTTTAATTTTGGCGCTGCCGTTTCGCAACCGCAGTTCGGAATGCCCGTTGCCAATACTCCGGCGCCACAGATGGGGAGCTTCAATTTTGCTGCCGCCG CTACTTCCACTCCATCATTTTCTCCTGGGGCTTCCAGTCTGAGTCCCTTTGGAAGTCAGGGCTTCAATGCTGTTCCATATG GCTCCCCGGCAACCCCCTCCTTCTCCATCGGGGCAAGCCCCAAACCGACCGGGGCACGGCAGAGACTGCAAGCAAGGAGGCAACACAACAGGAAGAAGTAA